A genomic region of Desulfosarcina ovata subsp. ovata contains the following coding sequences:
- the yajC gene encoding preprotein translocase subunit YajC: MNIAFAMGQGAAGGGASGGFASFVPLILMFVIFYFLLIRPQQKKTKEHRQMIDNLKTGDRIVTSGGLHGRITGVAENALTVEIAEKVRVKVNRGSVSALVQTGSPQAATKKDKKADNGNA; this comes from the coding sequence ATGAATATCGCTTTTGCAATGGGACAGGGAGCTGCTGGTGGAGGAGCATCAGGAGGGTTCGCATCGTTCGTTCCCCTGATCCTCATGTTTGTCATTTTTTACTTTCTGCTGATTCGCCCCCAACAGAAAAAAACCAAGGAGCACCGGCAGATGATCGACAATCTCAAAACCGGTGACCGCATCGTCACATCCGGCGGCCTGCACGGCCGGATTACCGGTGTTGCCGAAAACGCCCTGACCGTGGAAATCGCCGAGAAGGTGCGCGTCAAGGTGAACCGGGGCAGCGTCTCCGCACTGGTCCAGACCGGCTCGCCCCAGGCAGCCACCAAAAAGGACAAGAAAGCCGACAACGGCAACGCTTGA
- a CDS encoding Rne/Rng family ribonuclease, producing MTSKILINAVDPEEVRLAIVKESRLEEFHIESAAREILHSSVYKGVITRIEPSLQAVFVDFGAERHGFLQKQEIHSDYFQDPPATGNSIQNLVRRGQELVVQVTKDPIMKKGAMLTTFISLPGRYAVLMPGSSSRGISRKIEDETERKRLKEIVDKLNLPEGFGIIIRTAGMGCTKTMLSKDVQYLLRLWNNITSMAVNAPAPSALYKDRNLAVRSIRDHFTPDIKEILIDDEAVHQEVKNFVKIISPKQTGIVKLHKSDKPIFTRFQLEDQIATIFNNRVTLKSGGSVVLERTEALVAIDVNSGKGTQKKNIEETALMTDLEAAAEIARQLRIRDLGGLIVIDFIDMREQKHRNQVEKALRTAMKQDRARVKIGKISKFGLLELSRQRLRPSIDFGSMQTCTHCGGKGQVPSAESLGLSFLRKLKLDTLKEDVRQVSARLPAAVANYLLNRKRKELNDLESKRDVIITIVARDDLIPGQVEVTYDKKTKAVENPPAQA from the coding sequence ATGACCAGCAAAATTCTCATCAATGCAGTCGACCCCGAAGAAGTTCGCCTCGCCATCGTCAAGGAGAGCCGCCTGGAAGAATTTCACATCGAAAGCGCGGCCCGGGAAATCCTGCACAGCAGCGTCTACAAAGGCGTGATCACCCGCATCGAACCCAGCCTTCAGGCGGTCTTCGTGGACTTTGGGGCCGAGCGACACGGATTTCTGCAGAAGCAGGAAATCCACAGCGACTATTTCCAGGATCCACCGGCAACCGGCAACAGCATCCAGAACCTGGTCCGCCGCGGCCAGGAGCTGGTGGTCCAGGTGACCAAGGACCCGATCATGAAAAAAGGGGCCATGCTGACCACCTTCATCTCCCTGCCGGGCCGTTACGCCGTGCTGATGCCGGGAAGCAGCAGCCGCGGCATTTCCCGCAAAATCGAGGACGAAACCGAACGCAAACGGCTCAAAGAGATCGTGGACAAACTCAATCTGCCCGAAGGGTTCGGCATCATTATCCGCACCGCCGGCATGGGGTGTACCAAGACCATGCTGTCCAAGGATGTCCAGTACCTGCTGCGCCTGTGGAACAACATCACCAGCATGGCGGTCAACGCCCCTGCGCCGTCCGCGCTCTACAAGGACCGCAACCTGGCCGTACGCTCCATTCGGGACCACTTCACCCCGGACATCAAAGAGATCCTGATCGACGATGAAGCGGTTCACCAGGAAGTCAAGAACTTCGTCAAAATCATCTCCCCCAAACAGACCGGCATCGTCAAGCTGCACAAATCCGACAAACCGATCTTCACCCGTTTCCAGCTGGAAGATCAGATCGCCACCATTTTCAACAACCGGGTCACGCTCAAATCGGGCGGTTCGGTGGTCCTTGAACGTACCGAGGCTCTGGTTGCCATTGACGTCAATTCCGGTAAAGGAACCCAGAAAAAAAACATCGAAGAGACCGCCCTGATGACCGACCTCGAAGCGGCGGCGGAAATCGCCCGTCAGCTGCGCATCCGCGATTTGGGGGGATTGATCGTGATCGACTTCATTGACATGCGCGAGCAGAAGCACCGCAACCAGGTGGAAAAGGCCCTGCGCACCGCCATGAAACAGGACCGCGCCAGGGTTAAAATCGGGAAAATTTCCAAATTCGGCCTGCTGGAGCTCTCCCGCCAGCGGTTGCGCCCCTCCATCGATTTCGGTAGCATGCAGACCTGCACCCACTGCGGCGGCAAGGGGCAGGTACCGTCGGCGGAATCCCTGGGACTGAGCTTTCTGCGCAAACTCAAGCTCGACACCCTGAAAGAGGATGTCCGCCAGGTCTCCGCCCGGCTTCCCGCAGCGGTGGCCAACTACCTGCTCAACCGCAAACGCAAGGAACTGAATGATCTGGAATCCAAACGGGACGTGATCATCACCATTGTCGCCCGGGACGATCTGATCCCCGGGCAGGTGGAGGTCACCTACGATAAAAAGACCAAGGCCGTCGAGAATCCGCCCGCACAGGCATAA
- the secF gene encoding protein translocase subunit SecF — protein sequence MQFIKPGINIDFVGKRKIAFTISLLLIAVSIVTLIVNQGPRYGIDFAGGTLVQVKFAKAVTIDRIKSGLETIDMTASAVQQFGHAADHEYLIRTDTATTAVEGLAERIETGLKASTGVDAETRRVEMVGPQVGKDLREKALFAMFYSLLFITVYISGRFEMKWGKSAIVAAAIMAAVYLLSLFNVSIPFLMLAALIVSLVVFWFFEFKYAMGAIVALIHDVTITVGVFSIFDKEFTLPIVAALLTIIGYSLNDTIIVFDRIRENLRKYHKEPMMTILNKSVNETLSRTILTSGTTLIVVIALFVLGGGIIHDFSFALLVGVMVGTYSSVYVASPILLAWQNRRK from the coding sequence ATGCAGTTTATCAAACCCGGTATCAATATCGACTTTGTCGGCAAACGCAAAATCGCCTTCACCATCTCCCTGCTGTTGATCGCCGTCAGCATCGTCACCCTGATCGTGAACCAGGGGCCCCGCTACGGTATCGACTTTGCCGGCGGCACCCTGGTCCAGGTGAAGTTTGCGAAAGCGGTCACCATCGACCGCATCAAGAGCGGCCTGGAAACTATTGACATGACCGCTTCGGCCGTGCAGCAGTTCGGTCATGCGGCCGACCACGAATATCTCATTCGCACCGACACCGCCACCACCGCCGTGGAGGGGTTGGCCGAGAGAATCGAGACGGGCCTCAAGGCATCCACCGGCGTGGACGCCGAGACTCGACGCGTGGAGATGGTCGGTCCCCAGGTGGGCAAGGATCTGCGCGAAAAAGCGCTCTTTGCCATGTTCTACTCACTGCTCTTCATCACCGTCTATATTTCGGGACGCTTTGAAATGAAATGGGGCAAAAGCGCCATCGTGGCTGCCGCCATCATGGCCGCGGTCTACCTGCTCTCGCTGTTCAACGTGTCGATTCCCTTTCTCATGCTGGCCGCCCTGATCGTCTCACTGGTCGTTTTCTGGTTTTTCGAATTCAAATATGCCATGGGCGCCATCGTGGCACTGATTCATGACGTGACGATCACCGTGGGGGTGTTTTCGATTTTCGACAAGGAGTTCACCCTGCCCATCGTGGCCGCACTGCTGACCATCATCGGCTACTCCCTGAACGACACGATCATCGTCTTCGACCGGATTCGTGAAAACCTGCGTAAATATCACAAAGAGCCGATGATGACGATCTTGAACAAGAGCGTGAACGAGACCCTGAGCCGCACCATTCTCACTTCGGGTACCACCTTGATCGTGGTGATCGCCCTGTTTGTCCTGGGAGGCGGTATTATCCACGATTTCTCCTTCGCACTGCTGGTCGGCGTGATGGTCGGAACCTATTCATCTGTTTATGTGGCCAGTCCGATTCTGCTGGCCTGGCAGAACCGGAGAAAATAG
- the dprA gene encoding DNA-processing protein DprA yields the protein MSELRPWFALKSVPGVGNLLYRRLVEHFGSPQDVLNAEPAALTAVQGVSPRLAASIVRHRTPDAVSDAIERELASVRQKSYRIVTLTDAGYPPLLRQIPDPPPFLYVYGTLREGGLNIAMVGSRNATDYGIATTRRLAMDLARQQVCIVSGMARGVDTAAHNGAIAAGGNTIAVLGTGLARIYPQENERLFHRIAENGAVISEFALHSGPDAHHFPARNRIISGMSHGTVVVEATGRSGSLITARLAAEQNRDVFAVPGNVHSFKSVGTHSLIKQGAKLVVHAGDIMDEFSHLGHSAPATPSTAAAPCVELTNEEAMVMDKLDAEPVHIDDLARKLALPVGRLSGLLLQLEIKGAAHQTPGNRFCRVPGIRWRPGKTRNNNQEVSSE from the coding sequence ATGTCGGAGCTGCGGCCCTGGTTCGCCCTCAAAAGCGTCCCCGGGGTTGGCAATCTGCTGTATCGGCGGCTGGTGGAGCACTTCGGTTCTCCTCAGGATGTTTTGAACGCCGAACCGGCAGCCCTTACGGCGGTTCAAGGGGTGTCCCCCCGCCTGGCCGCCAGCATTGTCCGCCACCGAACACCCGATGCGGTCTCGGATGCGATTGAACGCGAGTTGGCGTCCGTCCGCCAAAAGAGCTACCGGATCGTGACCCTGACGGACGCCGGATACCCCCCGCTGTTACGCCAGATCCCCGATCCGCCACCTTTTCTTTACGTTTACGGCACCCTGCGGGAAGGCGGGCTGAACATCGCCATGGTCGGATCGCGCAACGCCACGGATTACGGAATCGCCACCACCCGCCGTCTGGCCATGGATCTGGCCCGGCAACAGGTCTGCATCGTCAGCGGAATGGCCCGGGGGGTGGACACCGCCGCCCACAACGGTGCCATTGCCGCCGGTGGGAACACCATTGCCGTGCTGGGAACCGGTCTGGCGCGGATCTATCCGCAAGAAAACGAACGGCTGTTCCACCGCATCGCCGAAAACGGTGCCGTGATCAGCGAATTCGCTCTGCACAGCGGTCCCGATGCCCACCATTTTCCCGCCCGCAACCGGATCATCAGCGGGATGAGCCATGGTACGGTGGTGGTGGAGGCCACCGGACGCAGCGGCTCCCTGATCACCGCGCGCCTGGCCGCCGAACAGAACCGGGACGTCTTCGCCGTTCCCGGTAACGTGCATTCGTTTAAGAGTGTGGGCACCCACAGCCTGATCAAACAGGGCGCCAAACTGGTGGTTCACGCCGGGGATATTATGGACGAGTTTAGCCATCTCGGGCATTCCGCACCGGCCACCCCGTCGACGGCGGCAGCACCGTGTGTGGAGTTGACGAACGAGGAGGCCATGGTTATGGATAAGCTCGACGCCGAGCCGGTGCATATCGATGACCTGGCCCGCAAGCTGGCCCTGCCGGTAGGGCGCCTCTCCGGCCTGCTGCTTCAACTGGAAATCAAGGGGGCGGCCCATCAGACACCCGGCAACCGTTTCTGCCGGGTGCCCGGCATCCGCTGGCGGCCCGGAAAAACACGCAACAACAACCAAGAGGTAAGCAGTGAGTAA
- the secD gene encoding protein translocase subunit SecD, whose product MIAAVILAAVIYVIPTFRPGIWPHKKINLGLDLQGGMHLVLEVEADKAVENTVERLAQEMRDMLRKEHIRTLAFERVEGIKIAVKVPDETNIASFDDLLDKEFRDVRVADRTVKDGVLDIVLDLPDKEIERIRQLAVAQALETIRNRIDQFGVSEPDIRIQGEQRILVQLPGIKDTQRAKDLIGKTALLEFKLVDETHDVQSALDGNVPASSEILYETKEDPATRRTQKIPFLVKKRTALTGAYLTDARVQIDSQYNEPYVSITFDKKGARLFERITAENVKKRLAIVLDGNVYSAPVIQEKIAGGEARITGSFTTNEARDLAIVLRAGALPAPVQILEERTVGPSLGTDSIRMGLLSMCVGGILVVLFMAVYYKASGLIADFALILNILLIAGGLAIFGATLTLPGIAGIILTIGMAVDANVLIFERIREEMGLGKTPRAAVDAGYDRATLTILDANVTTLIAALVLFQFGTGPVKGFAVTLSLGVVASLFTALVLTRAVFDYVLIHRKIRTISI is encoded by the coding sequence GTGATTGCCGCGGTAATCCTGGCCGCCGTGATTTATGTGATACCGACCTTCCGGCCCGGTATTTGGCCCCATAAGAAAATAAACCTGGGGTTAGATCTGCAAGGCGGCATGCACCTGGTACTGGAAGTGGAAGCCGACAAGGCGGTAGAGAACACCGTCGAACGGCTGGCCCAGGAGATGCGCGACATGCTCCGCAAAGAGCACATCCGCACCCTCGCTTTCGAACGGGTGGAAGGCATCAAAATTGCCGTCAAAGTGCCCGATGAGACCAATATCGCCAGTTTCGACGACCTGCTGGACAAGGAGTTCCGCGACGTCCGGGTGGCCGATCGGACGGTCAAGGACGGAGTTCTGGATATCGTGCTCGACCTGCCCGACAAGGAGATCGAACGCATCCGCCAACTGGCGGTCGCCCAGGCCCTGGAGACCATCCGCAACCGGATCGACCAGTTCGGGGTCAGTGAGCCGGACATCCGCATCCAGGGCGAACAACGCATCCTGGTCCAGCTGCCGGGCATCAAGGATACCCAGCGGGCCAAGGATTTGATCGGGAAAACGGCCCTGCTGGAGTTCAAACTGGTTGACGAGACCCACGATGTCCAGTCTGCCCTGGACGGGAACGTTCCCGCCTCCAGCGAGATCCTTTACGAAACCAAGGAAGATCCGGCCACCCGCCGGACTCAGAAAATCCCGTTCCTGGTGAAAAAACGCACGGCCCTGACCGGCGCCTACCTGACCGATGCCAGGGTACAGATCGACAGCCAGTACAACGAACCCTACGTCTCGATCACCTTCGACAAAAAAGGGGCCCGCCTCTTCGAGCGCATCACGGCGGAGAATGTCAAAAAGCGGCTGGCCATCGTACTGGACGGCAATGTCTACTCCGCACCGGTGATCCAGGAAAAAATCGCCGGCGGTGAAGCCCGCATCACCGGCAGTTTCACCACCAACGAAGCCCGCGACCTGGCCATCGTGCTGCGTGCCGGCGCCCTGCCCGCGCCGGTCCAGATCCTGGAAGAGCGTACCGTGGGGCCCTCTCTGGGAACCGACTCCATTCGCATGGGGCTGCTCTCCATGTGTGTGGGCGGCATTCTGGTGGTGCTGTTCATGGCCGTCTACTACAAAGCGTCCGGGCTGATCGCCGATTTCGCCCTGATCCTCAACATTTTGCTCATTGCCGGCGGCCTGGCCATCTTCGGTGCCACCCTGACCCTGCCCGGCATCGCCGGCATCATTCTGACGATCGGCATGGCGGTGGATGCCAACGTACTGATTTTTGAGCGCATCCGAGAGGAAATGGGCCTGGGCAAAACGCCCCGGGCCGCTGTCGATGCCGGCTACGACCGGGCCACACTGACCATTCTGGATGCCAATGTCACCACATTGATCGCAGCATTGGTGCTGTTTCAGTTCGGGACCGGGCCGGTCAAGGGCTTTGCCGTCACCCTGAGCCTGGGTGTGGTGGCCAGCCTGTTCACCGCCCTGGTGCTCACCCGCGCCGTATTCGATTATGTTCTGATCCATCGGAAAATTCGCACCATCAGCATTTAA